Proteins found in one Hevea brasiliensis isolate MT/VB/25A 57/8 chromosome 18, ASM3005281v1, whole genome shotgun sequence genomic segment:
- the LOC110634896 gene encoding dof zinc finger protein DOF1.5 isoform X3 translates to MATQEEGIKLFGTTITLHAKQVKEDQNKENPSPEKRPEKIIPCPRCKSMETKFCYFNNYNVNQPRHFCKGCQRYWTAGGALRNVPVGAGRRKTKPPGRGGLGGFPEGCLYDGSGDMHQIELDSEMLVEEWHVAAHGGFRHVFPVKRRRSSSGIDLVYI, encoded by the exons atggcCACCCAGGAAGAGGGTATCAAGCTCTTTGGCACAACAATCACGTTGCATGCTAAACAAGTTAAAGAAGATCAAAATAAAGAAAATCCATCGCCTGAAAAGAGGCCGGAGAAGATCATTCCATGCCCTAGATGCAAGAGCATGGAGACTAAATTTTGTTACTTCAACAACTATAATGTTAACCAGCCTAGGCACTTCTGCAAGGGCTGCCAGAGGTACTGGACTGCAGGTGGAGCTCTTCGTAATGTTCCCGTTGGTGCGGGCCGACGGAAAACCAAGCCACCAGGCCGTGGTGGGCTTGGTGGGTTCCCAGAAGGGTGCTTGTATGATGGCTCAGGTGATATGCATCAGATTGAGCTGGATAGTGAGATGCTGGTTGAGGAGTGGCACGTGGCCGCCCACGGTGGTTTCCGGCATGTTTTCCCTGTGAAGCGTCGGAGGAGTAGTTCAG GGATCGATCTTGTATATATTTAG
- the LOC110634896 gene encoding dof zinc finger protein DOF1.5 isoform X1, translating into MATQEEGIKLFGTTITLHAKQVKEDQNKENPSPEKRPEKIIPCPRCKSMETKFCYFNNYNVNQPRHFCKGCQRYWTAGGALRNVPVGAGRRKTKPPGRGGLGGFPEGCLYDGSGDMHQIELDSEMLVEEWHVAAHGGFRHVFPVKRRRSSSGPDQSDHHHHHHHQEAMIQFNQI; encoded by the exons atggcCACCCAGGAAGAGGGTATCAAGCTCTTTGGCACAACAATCACGTTGCATGCTAAACAAGTTAAAGAAGATCAAAATAAAGAAAATCCATCGCCTGAAAAGAGGCCGGAGAAGATCATTCCATGCCCTAGATGCAAGAGCATGGAGACTAAATTTTGTTACTTCAACAACTATAATGTTAACCAGCCTAGGCACTTCTGCAAGGGCTGCCAGAGGTACTGGACTGCAGGTGGAGCTCTTCGTAATGTTCCCGTTGGTGCGGGCCGACGGAAAACCAAGCCACCAGGCCGTGGTGGGCTTGGTGGGTTCCCAGAAGGGTGCTTGTATGATGGCTCAGGTGATATGCATCAGATTGAGCTGGATAGTGAGATGCTGGTTGAGGAGTGGCACGTGGCCGCCCACGGTGGTTTCCGGCATGTTTTCCCTGTGAAGCGTCGGAGGAGTAGTTCAG GTCCAGATCAATctgatcatcatcatcatcatcatcatcaagagGCTATGATCCAATTCAATCAAATTTGA
- the LOC110634896 gene encoding dof zinc finger protein DOF1.5 isoform X2: MATQEEGIKLFGTTITLHAKQVKEDQNKENPSPEKRPEKIIPCPRCKSMETKFCYFNNYNVNQPRHFCKGCQRYWTAGGALRNVPVGAGRRKTKPPGRGGLGGFPEGCLYDGSGDMHQIELDSEMLVEEWHVAAHGGFRHVFPVKRRRSSSDQSDHHHHHHHQEAMIQFNQI, encoded by the exons atggcCACCCAGGAAGAGGGTATCAAGCTCTTTGGCACAACAATCACGTTGCATGCTAAACAAGTTAAAGAAGATCAAAATAAAGAAAATCCATCGCCTGAAAAGAGGCCGGAGAAGATCATTCCATGCCCTAGATGCAAGAGCATGGAGACTAAATTTTGTTACTTCAACAACTATAATGTTAACCAGCCTAGGCACTTCTGCAAGGGCTGCCAGAGGTACTGGACTGCAGGTGGAGCTCTTCGTAATGTTCCCGTTGGTGCGGGCCGACGGAAAACCAAGCCACCAGGCCGTGGTGGGCTTGGTGGGTTCCCAGAAGGGTGCTTGTATGATGGCTCAGGTGATATGCATCAGATTGAGCTGGATAGTGAGATGCTGGTTGAGGAGTGGCACGTGGCCGCCCACGGTGGTTTCCGGCATGTTTTCCCTGTGAAGCGTCGGAGGAGTAGTTCAG ATCAATctgatcatcatcatcatcatcatcatcaagagGCTATGATCCAATTCAATCAAATTTGA
- the LOC110634909 gene encoding 14-3-3-like protein B isoform X2, with product MVDTMKKVAKLDVELTVEERNLLSVGYKNVISARRASWRILSSIEQKVEAKGNDQNVKRIKGYRQKVESELSSICTDIMTLIDEHLVPSSSGAESTVFYYKMKGDYYRYWAEFKTGDEKKEVADQSMKAYQTASSKAEAELRPTHPVRLGLALNYSVFYYEILNSPERACHLAKQAFDEAISELDALSEESYKDSTLIMQLLRDNLTLWTSNIPEDGEEAQKHNSTAKANGVNDA from the exons ATGGTGGATACCATGAAGAAAGTAGCTAAACTCGATGTAGAATTGACAGTAGAGGAAAGAAACCTACTCTCTGTGGGGTACAAGAACGTGATAAGTGCGCGTAGAGCGTCATGGAGGATCTTATCATCGATTGAACAAAAGGTGGAAGCTAagggaaatgaccaaaatgtgaagcGGATCAAAGGGTATAGACAGAAGGTTGAATCGGAGCTTTCAAGTATTTGCACTGATATAATGACTCTGATTGATGAGCATCTCGTCCCTTCGTCTTCTGGTGCAGAATCCACCGTGTTTTATTATAAGAT GAAAGGAGATTATTATCGGTATTGGGCAGAGTTCAAGACGGGGGATGAGAAAAAAGAAGTTGCTGACCAATCAATGAAGGCATATCAG ACAGCTTCTAGTAAAGCAGAAGCAGAGTTACGTCCAACACATCCTGTCCGGCTAGGTTTGGCCTTGAACTACTCAGTTTTCTACTATGAAATCTTGAACTCCCCTGAAAG GGCCTGTCACCTTGCCAAACAAGCTTTTGATGAAGCTATCTCTGAGCTGGATGCTTTGAGTGAGGAATCTTACAAAGATAGCACATTGATCATGCAGCTTTTGAGGGACAATCTCACCTTATGGACTTCTAACATCCCAGAGGATGGAG AAGAAGCTCAGAAGCACAACAGCACTGCTAAAGCTAATGGAGTCAACGATGCATAG
- the LOC110634909 gene encoding 14-3-3-like protein B isoform X1: MASSNERENLVFIAKLAEQAERYDEMVDTMKKVAKLDVELTVEERNLLSVGYKNVISARRASWRILSSIEQKVEAKGNDQNVKRIKGYRQKVESELSSICTDIMTLIDEHLVPSSSGAESTVFYYKMKGDYYRYWAEFKTGDEKKEVADQSMKAYQTASSKAEAELRPTHPVRLGLALNYSVFYYEILNSPERACHLAKQAFDEAISELDALSEESYKDSTLIMQLLRDNLTLWTSNIPEDGEEAQKHNSTAKANGVNDA; encoded by the exons ATGGCTTCCTCCAATGAACGAGAGAACCTTGTCTTCATCGCCAAGCTCGCTGAGCAAGCCGAACGCTATGACg AAATGGTGGATACCATGAAGAAAGTAGCTAAACTCGATGTAGAATTGACAGTAGAGGAAAGAAACCTACTCTCTGTGGGGTACAAGAACGTGATAAGTGCGCGTAGAGCGTCATGGAGGATCTTATCATCGATTGAACAAAAGGTGGAAGCTAagggaaatgaccaaaatgtgaagcGGATCAAAGGGTATAGACAGAAGGTTGAATCGGAGCTTTCAAGTATTTGCACTGATATAATGACTCTGATTGATGAGCATCTCGTCCCTTCGTCTTCTGGTGCAGAATCCACCGTGTTTTATTATAAGAT GAAAGGAGATTATTATCGGTATTGGGCAGAGTTCAAGACGGGGGATGAGAAAAAAGAAGTTGCTGACCAATCAATGAAGGCATATCAG ACAGCTTCTAGTAAAGCAGAAGCAGAGTTACGTCCAACACATCCTGTCCGGCTAGGTTTGGCCTTGAACTACTCAGTTTTCTACTATGAAATCTTGAACTCCCCTGAAAG GGCCTGTCACCTTGCCAAACAAGCTTTTGATGAAGCTATCTCTGAGCTGGATGCTTTGAGTGAGGAATCTTACAAAGATAGCACATTGATCATGCAGCTTTTGAGGGACAATCTCACCTTATGGACTTCTAACATCCCAGAGGATGGAG AAGAAGCTCAGAAGCACAACAGCACTGCTAAAGCTAATGGAGTCAACGATGCATAG
- the LOC110634908 gene encoding putative lipase YDR444W: protein MAPASLIQARCAYSPRFINGLRNGAYGGPVGSSSYSPSSSSCSCCSSQELNFSSGVNSYWKNQGLRAQAMNTTTQGNFASRKGIVNGNNEPDHLLVLVHGILASPSDWTYVEAELKKRLGRNFLIYASASNTYTKTFSGIDGAGKRLADEVMQVVKKTDSLKRISFLAHSLGGLFARYAVAVLYSENALGTGQSNNLVDSTLPRSARRGKIAGLDPINFVTLATPHLGVRGRKQLPFLLGIPFLEKLAPPMAPILAGRTGSQLFLTDGKPAKPPLLLRMASDCEDGKFISALGAFRCRTIYANVSYDHMVGWRTSSIRREQELVKPPRRSLDGYKHVVDVEYCPPISSDGPHFPPEAAKAKEAAQNEPSVQNTVEYQEIVEEEMIHGLQQLGWKKVDVSFHSAFWPFFAHNNIHVKNEWLHNAGAGVIAHVADSLKQQECSSLMTASL from the exons ATGGCACCGGCTTCTCTAATACAAGCTCGATGTGCGTATTCACCAAGATTTATTAATGGCTTAAGAAATGGAGCTTATGGAGGACCTGTCGGTTCCAGCTCTTATTCACCGTCCTCTTCTTCTTGTTCCTGCTGTTCGTCTCAGGAACTAAATTTCTCTTCTG GTGTAAATAGCTATTGGAAAAATCAAGGCCTTAGAGCACAAGCTATGAATACTACAACTCAAGGAAATTTTGCATCACGCAAGGGAATTGTGAATGGGAATAATGAGCCTGATCATCTTCTTGTTCTTGTTCATGGCATCTTGGCTAG CCCAAGTGACTGGACATATGTAGAAGCAGAGTTAAAAAAGCGTCTTGGAAGAAACTTtctaatttatg CAAGTGCATCCAACACCTACACTAAAACCTTTTCTGGGATTGATGGAGCTGGAAAGCGACTGGCAGATGAA GTTATGCAAGTTGTGAAGAAGACAGATAGTTTAAAAAGGATTTCCTTTTTAGCCCATTCTCTTGGTGGCTTATTTGCAAGATATGCTGTTGCTGTCCTTTATTCAGAGAATGCCTTAGGTACTGGTCAATCCAATAATCTTGTTGATTCTACACTTCCTAGGTCTGCAAGACGAGGTAAAATTGCAGGATTGGACCCAATCAATTTTGTTACCCTGGCAACTCCACATCTTGGAGTtagaggaagaaagcag CTTCCATTTCTTTTGGGAATTCCATTTCTGGAGAAACTTGCTCCACCCATGGCTCCTATATTAGCAGGTCGAACTGGTAGTCAACTTTTTCTTACTGATGGTAAACCTGCCAAACCACCACTTCTTTTAAGAATGGCATCAGATTGTGAAGATGGAAAATTTAT ATCTGCCCTTGGTGCATTTAGATGTCGCACCATCTATGCAAATGTATCTTATGATC ATATGGTTGGCTGGCGTACATCCTCCATAAGGAGAGAGCAGGAACTTGTCAAG CCTCCTCGGCGATCTTTGGATGGTTACAAGCATGTCGTAGATGTTGAGTATTGTCCACCAATCTCTTCTGATGGCCCTCATTTTCCTCCAGAAGCGGCTAAAGCAAAGGAGGCAGCACAAAATGAACCCAGTGTGCAAAACACGGTGGAGTATCAGGAAATTGTGGAAG AGGAAATGATACATGGCTTACAGCAGTTGGGATGGAAGAAAGTAGATGTCAGCTTCCACTCAGCATTTTGGCCTTTTTTCGCCCATAACAACATACAT GTGAAAAATGAATGGCTTCACAATGCTGGTGCTGGTGTAATAGCTCATGTCGCAGACAGCTTAAAGCAGCAAGAATGCTCCTCCCTAATGACTGCTAGCTTGTAG